A window of the Lactuca sativa cultivar Salinas chromosome 7, Lsat_Salinas_v11, whole genome shotgun sequence genome harbors these coding sequences:
- the LOC111902824 gene encoding phosphate transporter PHO1, whose product MVKFSKELEAQLIPEWKDAFVNYWQLKKHVKKVKLSRISKLSQTTCSQDYGISIFDPVRSFFRRLTSNATNQQPDQILQVKNTLSEQGDEMSEKDEDEDDETELVEHLNSEEDEVKVFFEKLDEELEKVNQFYTNKESEFLERGEMLNKQLQILLDLQQVLGSRRKSSGRFKFARSPSSTGLLSSYSSGPTSDSETPTEFAESHGEGTQTNDVISALEKNGINLLGAATRGKTKKGKPKMAMRIDIPATTPTRTITAVTSMLWEDLVNNPKKEGGPSDYINRKKIQCAEKMIRGAFVELYRGLGLLKTYSSLNMVAFVKILKKFDKVSNQQSSATYLKAVKRSYFVSSDKVVKLTDEVESSFTKHFAKDDRKKAMKFLKPRQQKSSHMVTFFVGLFTGSFVTLFCVYAILAHISGMFSRGTETDYVETIYPVFSMFALLSLHLFMYGCNLFTWKATRINYNFIFEFQAGTTLKYKDAFLICTCMMTTVVSAMVLHLILISNGFSPTEIDAIPGILFLIFIGLLVCPLNIFYLPTRYCFLRVIRNIICSPLYKVLMMDFFMADQLTSQIPLLRHMESTACYFLAGSFKTHHYHTCKSGKLYRELAYVISFAPYYWRAMQCARRWFDECDVNHLANLGKYVSAMIAAGARLTYARQETQLWLIIVLVTSLIATVYQLYWDFVKDWGLLNSKSKNIWLRDELVLKNKGFYYIAIALNFVLRVAWLETVLQFKVGLFESRLLEFSLASLEVIRRGHWNYYRLENEHLNNVGKFRAVKNVPLPFRETDSDG is encoded by the exons ATGGTGAAGTTCTCTAAAGAGCTTGAAGCTCAACTCATTCCTGAATGGAAAGATGCCTTTGTGAATTATTGGCAGCTCAAGAAACATGTTAAGAAGGTTAAACTATCAAGGATATCGAAGCTTTCACAAACGACTTGTAGTCAAGATTATGGGATATCAATATTCGACCCTGTTCGCTCTTTCTTTCGTCGTCTTACATCTAATGCCACCAATCAACAACCTGATCAGATTCTTCag GTGAAAAACACGCTTTCCGAACAAGGTGACGAAATGTCAGaaaaagatgaagatgaagatgatgaaactgAACTCGTTGAACATTTGAACTCTGAGGAAGACGAG GTGAAAGTGTTCTTTGAGAAACTGGATGAGGAATTGGAAAAGGTGAACCAGTTTTATACCAACAAAGAAAGCGAATTCCTTGAGAGAGGAGAAATGTTGAATAAACAGCTTCAAATCTTGTTGGATCTCCAGCAAGTTCTTGGTTCCCGGAGAAAATCTTCAGGCCGGTTTAAATTCGCACGATCGCCAAGCTCCACCGGACTCCTCAGCTCTTACTCGTCTGGCCCCACCTCTGACTCCG AAACACCCACTGAGTTTGCAGAAAGCCATGGAGAGGGGACACAAACAAATGATGTGATTTCGGCTCTAGAAAAAAATGGTATCAACTTACTTGGTGCAGCAACTAGAGGAAAAACTAAAAAGGGAAAGCCAAAAATGGCCATGCGAATTGATATTCCGGCAACTACGCCTACAAGAACCATAACAGCAGTTACATCGATGCTTTGGGAAGATCTAGTAAACAATCCTAAGAAAGAAGGTGGACCAAGTGATTACATCAATCGCAAGAAGATCCAATGCGCGGAAAAAATGATTAGAGGAGCTTTTGTGGAACTTTATAGAGGCCTTGGTTTATTAAAAACGTATAG CTCTCTAAATATGGTGGCATTTGTAAAAATACTGAAGAAATTTGACAAG gTTTCTAATCAACAGTCTTCAGCAACTTATTTAAAAGCTGTCAAAAGATCTTATTTCGTTAGTTCGGATAAG GTGGTAAAATTAACGGATGAGGTGGAATCTTCTTTCACTAAGCACTTTGCCAAGGATGACAGAAAAAAGGCCATGAAATTTTTGAAGCCTCGCCAACAAAAAAGCTCTCACATGGTCACTTTCTTTGTTG GACTCTTTACGGGTAGTTTTGTAACCTTATTTTGTGTATATGCAATATTGGCACATATTAGTGGCATGTTCTCCCGTGGTACAGAAACCGATTATGTTGAAACTATATATCCCGTTTTCAG CATGTTTGCATTGTTGAGCTTGCATTTGTTTATGTATGGATGCAACCTTTTCACATGGAAAGCTACAAGGATTAATTACAACTTCATTTTCGAATTCCAAGCTGGTACAACACTCAAGTATAAAGATGCATTTCTTATTTGCACATGTATGATGACAACTGTGGTTTCTGCTATGGTACTACATCTCATTTTGATTTCAAATGGATTTTCTCCTACTGAAATTGACGCCATTCCGGGCATTCTTTTCTTG ATTTTCATTGGGTTGCTTGTATGTCCATTGAACATCTTCTACCTTCCAACCCGCTATTGCTTCCTTAGAGTCATTCGCAACATAATATGTTCTCCTTTGTACAAG GTTCTGATGATGGATTTCTTCATGGCAGATCAACTTACTAGTCAG ATCCCATTATTGAGGCACATGGAATCAACAGCATGTTACTTCCTTGCCGGAAGTTTTAAAACACATCATTATCATACTTGTAAATCAGGGAAGTTATATCGAGAGCTTGCTTATGTAATCTCTTTTGCTCCATACTATTGGCGTGCTATGCAG TGTGCGAGGAGATGGTTTGATGAGTGTGATGTTAACCACTTGGCTAACTTAGGTAAGTATGTGTCAGCCATGATAGCAGCTGGAGCACGGTTAACTTATGCAAGACAGGAAACACAATTGTGGTTGATAATTGTTTTGGTGACTTCCTTGATTGCCACCGTATACCAACTATATTGGGACTTTGTGAAGGATTGGGGACTTCTTAATTCCAAGTCAAAAAACATATGGCTTAGAGATGAACTTGTTCTAAAGAATAAAGGTTTCTACTACATAGCCATT GCCTTGAATTTTGTTCTAAGGGTTGCTTGGTTGGAAACAGTGCTACAATTCAAAGTTGGATTGTTTGAATCACGCTTGCTTGAGTTTTCTCTTGCTTCTTTAGAAGTGATTCGTCGTGGGCATTGGAATTACTATAG GTTGGAAAATGAGCACTTGAATAATGTTGGCAAGTTTAGAGCAGTGAAAAATGTTCCTTTACCATTTCGTGagacagattctgatggttga